A region of uncultured Desulfobacter sp. DNA encodes the following proteins:
- a CDS encoding MFS transporter has product MALNLGQRYKQSHKMLFLAGLYITQMLGFGFILSAVPAIMRKSGAGLESIAWIYSLGLIWVGKILWAPLVDRFGSKRFGHYRSWLFVMQGLIIISLVIASTLDMNKQMPVLAAFLVLVSLFSATQDIAADALAITILEPEERGLGNSIQVSGGFIGHIVGGGLVLIAYEWIGWSACLLILAAGTAIPLVNILRHKEQPAPADLREEKAGIKDLYRFFIRPGSWRWVLVLLFYGLPLSMAVCLINPMLVDLGWSLAHIGFAFNIVGMLASITGAILTGLAVQRLGRKSTMLWTALFMTLSIIGLYLPTRGVDNMAAIYGSIVLVMLATGAAGSIGATVMMDKSDPASASTDYALQFSLNRGAGFVAGAGALTLAESTGYAGMLTAAVAVGMLSLVVVLCYNDFEPPIFARPTVPGSSHGTNLPVLRRVIPDQFRNNRK; this is encoded by the coding sequence ATGGCCTTGAATCTTGGACAAAGATATAAACAAAGCCACAAGATGCTGTTTTTGGCAGGGTTATATATTACCCAGATGTTGGGATTCGGATTTATTCTTTCGGCTGTGCCTGCCATTATGCGCAAATCCGGAGCCGGACTGGAAAGTATTGCCTGGATTTACAGTCTGGGGCTGATCTGGGTGGGCAAAATTTTGTGGGCACCTCTGGTTGACCGTTTCGGCTCAAAACGATTCGGGCACTATCGCAGTTGGCTCTTCGTGATGCAGGGCCTTATCATCATTTCCCTTGTCATCGCCTCAACGCTTGACATGAACAAACAGATGCCGGTTTTGGCTGCATTTCTTGTCTTGGTCTCTCTTTTTTCAGCAACACAAGATATTGCCGCCGACGCACTTGCCATAACAATATTGGAACCCGAAGAGCGAGGGCTGGGTAACAGCATTCAGGTATCAGGCGGATTTATCGGTCATATCGTTGGCGGCGGCCTGGTGTTAATCGCTTATGAATGGATCGGATGGTCTGCCTGTCTTCTCATTCTTGCAGCAGGTACGGCGATTCCGCTGGTCAATATTCTGCGGCACAAAGAACAGCCTGCTCCTGCAGATTTGCGAGAGGAAAAGGCCGGAATAAAGGATTTATACCGTTTTTTCATACGGCCCGGCAGCTGGCGTTGGGTGCTGGTATTGCTGTTTTATGGGTTGCCCTTATCAATGGCTGTCTGCCTTATCAATCCCATGCTTGTTGATTTGGGCTGGTCATTGGCCCACATTGGCTTTGCCTTTAACATTGTCGGGATGCTTGCTTCAATTACAGGAGCTATCCTGACCGGGCTTGCTGTACAGCGTCTGGGCCGCAAATCGACCATGTTGTGGACAGCGCTGTTTATGACCTTGTCAATTATCGGCTTGTACTTGCCGACCCGTGGTGTGGACAACATGGCTGCCATTTACGGCTCCATCGTGCTTGTAATGCTGGCTACGGGTGCAGCCGGCTCCATCGGTGCGACCGTTATGATGGACAAAAGTGACCCTGCATCAGCCAGTACGGACTATGCCCTGCAATTTTCGCTTAACAGGGGTGCAGGATTTGTTGCCGGTGCTGGCGCATTGACGCTTGCCGAATCTACTGGTTATGCCGGGATGTTGACCGCCGCTGTTGCAGTCGGAATGCTTAGCCTTGTGGTGGTTTTGTGTTACAACGATTTCGAACCGCCGATTTTCGCCAGACCAACGGTCCCGGGAAGTAGCCATGGCACTAACCTACCGGTTTTAAGACGGGTAATACCGGATCAATTCAGAAATAACAGAAAGTAG
- a CDS encoding AraC family transcriptional regulator has product MEKRVPVIVSAQNYFGPCHNMNDFLRKKDGYEIFYNRSGNPDNPVKGFVYLLKCRPGLILTIARHYPSTAFSISYEEETDCVSFFFILGDNSHIQCNSREQKITFCSNQGYLTYARNFKNGLIHCPATPFCTIGISMEPWFIKRFSKETAGNLTREIEDVLTLPDKEDFFCCPVSMVPSIHVRLHELLGCPYSDARRPLFLAGKALDLMVSGFDQFNSDKGQAVSCFDPAADAGDFVHKARDIIISDIKNPPSLAELSRMLGVNRTTLTKCFSKVYGVTVFNFLRRYRLEQSRRLLQAGNQSVTQIAFDVGYSHQKTFSREFKKYFGNAPSHYLGT; this is encoded by the coding sequence ATGGAAAAACGTGTTCCTGTCATTGTTTCAGCTCAAAATTATTTTGGGCCCTGCCATAACATGAATGATTTTTTGAGAAAAAAAGACGGGTATGAAATCTTTTATAACCGGTCCGGGAACCCGGACAATCCAGTTAAAGGCTTCGTATATCTGCTCAAGTGCCGGCCGGGTTTGATTTTAACCATTGCAAGGCATTATCCATCCACAGCGTTCAGCATTTCTTATGAGGAGGAAACAGATTGTGTTTCCTTTTTTTTTATTCTTGGTGATAATTCCCATATCCAATGCAACAGCAGGGAGCAGAAAATCACTTTTTGCTCAAATCAGGGGTATTTGACCTATGCACGAAACTTCAAGAACGGACTGATCCATTGCCCGGCAACACCTTTTTGCACCATTGGAATTTCAATGGAGCCATGGTTTATAAAACGTTTTTCCAAAGAGACGGCAGGAAACCTAACCCGGGAGATTGAAGACGTACTGACGCTCCCGGATAAGGAAGATTTTTTTTGCTGCCCCGTATCCATGGTTCCGTCCATTCATGTTCGGCTTCATGAACTTTTGGGATGTCCTTATAGTGATGCCCGCAGGCCCCTGTTTTTAGCAGGAAAAGCGCTGGACCTGATGGTTTCCGGTTTTGATCAGTTCAATTCGGATAAGGGACAGGCCGTTTCATGCTTTGACCCGGCAGCCGACGCCGGGGATTTCGTTCACAAAGCCCGGGACATCATAATTTCCGATATTAAAAATCCGCCGTCCCTAGCAGAGCTTTCCAGGATGCTGGGGGTGAACAGGACCACGTTAACCAAATGTTTTTCCAAGGTTTATGGTGTCACGGTCTTTAATTTCCTTCGCAGGTACAGGCTGGAGCAATCCAGGCGCCTGCTGCAAGCCGGAAACCAAAGTGTGACACAAATTGCCTTTGACGTGGGGTACTCCCACCAGAAAACCTTTTCCAGGGAATTTAAAAAGTATTTTGGTAATGCGCCAAGCCACTATCTGGGAACATAA
- a CDS encoding AraC family transcriptional regulator, giving the protein MSITTTTPQTFQDVFQEDGAAQDCLETCLHLSPSFGEGTVLTTRIKQGLELSVMNYRLNRPIDLSIDDDMRETYWKTYGLGFLASGQTRTWIHGIKDPVSGGSGENGLLYMPRASSSSEAAGQKLGVTICISADLFADIAQDEFDRLAGSIAKTSGGRRKAPYIDKGRNTAAMKRALHQILNCPYQGVTKRIYLESRVLELIVYKLEQMTAQGGVLDKAVKSDDIDRVCHAREILTRDLESPPTLYELADSVGLSHAKLNRCFRQVYGTTVFGFLRRARLEQARFLLEEKQINVTEAALSVGYSSLSSFIQAFSDQFGIKPSLCFKPHL; this is encoded by the coding sequence ATGTCGATCACGACCACCACCCCCCAAACATTCCAAGATGTATTCCAGGAGGATGGGGCTGCGCAGGATTGTTTGGAAACCTGCTTGCATTTATCACCATCCTTCGGAGAGGGGACCGTTCTGACAACCCGTATTAAGCAGGGGCTTGAGCTGTCGGTTATGAATTACCGGCTGAACAGGCCCATAGATCTGTCCATTGATGATGATATGAGAGAAACCTACTGGAAGACCTATGGGCTTGGGTTTTTGGCTTCAGGGCAAACCAGGACCTGGATACATGGTATCAAAGACCCGGTGTCCGGCGGTTCAGGAGAGAACGGCCTGCTCTATATGCCCCGTGCCAGCAGCTCCAGCGAGGCTGCCGGACAAAAGCTGGGTGTCACGATCTGTATCAGTGCGGATCTATTTGCCGACATTGCCCAGGACGAATTTGACAGACTGGCTGGTTCCATTGCCAAGACTTCCGGCGGCCGCAGGAAAGCACCATATATTGACAAAGGCCGAAATACCGCTGCAATGAAAAGAGCGCTTCATCAGATTCTCAACTGCCCGTATCAGGGAGTCACAAAACGGATCTATCTTGAAAGCAGGGTCCTGGAGCTGATTGTATATAAGCTTGAACAGATGACGGCCCAGGGGGGCGTTTTGGATAAGGCCGTTAAATCAGACGATATTGACCGGGTGTGCCATGCCAGAGAGATACTTACCCGGGACCTTGAATCCCCCCCAACCCTGTACGAACTGGCCGACAGTGTCGGACTTTCCCATGCCAAACTCAACCGGTGCTTTCGGCAGGTATATGGCACCACGGTTTTTGGTTTTCTGCGCCGGGCAAGGCTTGAACAGGCCAGGTTCTTACTTGAAGAAAAACAGATCAATGTCACCGAGGCTGCCCTGAGCGTGGGTTACAGCAGCCTGTCTTCGTTCATCCAAGCATTTTCCGATCAATTCGGCATCAAACCGTCCCTTTGTTTCAAACCCCACCTGTGA
- a CDS encoding MATE family efflux transporter: MNQNTEAALTQPMGKLFLRMAIPGIIGTVVMGLYNFVDAIFLGQFVGPAAVGAVGLLYVLVIMNQAILVIMGSGSGAVLSVAMGRKDHETAGRLLGNLIPITFMASTAFALCLYLFAPGIVEFLGGDGTLRSMAVAYLRILVLGMPFMATGAAMNMLLRGEGKMKTAMTIASGSFLLNIILDSVLIAWAGWGIKGAAWATVVAQVVYFVWQALFHWRGDTTLVLVPAKIRISTRLTARVMRAGTPAMLMQIMTVIQMGVLYKLLAHAGGADHLALMTSGLRCYTLVFFIIFGIAYGMQPVVGMNFGAGNYGRVLYAWKYFTAVSVTITLGFWILFMACPHLILSWFISDPALARMGVPYFRILNLSLFVMGAIPTTMLFFIAVERPKPAGKLAIARQVVLFVPLIMLFYYLMQVKGVWLSMPVTDFLTALIGLVMILREFRKLSKSESPADLESNACI, translated from the coding sequence GTGAACCAGAACACAGAAGCGGCCCTGACCCAGCCCATGGGCAAGTTGTTTTTGCGCATGGCCATCCCCGGTATCATCGGGACCGTGGTCATGGGGTTGTATAACTTTGTGGATGCCATTTTTCTCGGTCAGTTTGTGGGGCCGGCAGCTGTGGGAGCGGTGGGACTGCTTTATGTACTGGTAATCATGAACCAGGCAATCCTGGTGATCATGGGAAGTGGGTCCGGTGCGGTGCTCTCCGTTGCAATGGGGCGAAAAGACCACGAGACCGCAGGACGTTTACTGGGTAATCTTATTCCCATAACCTTTATGGCTTCCACCGCCTTTGCCCTGTGCCTGTACCTGTTTGCCCCGGGTATTGTCGAATTTTTAGGCGGTGACGGGACATTACGTTCCATGGCAGTTGCCTATCTTCGGATATTGGTATTGGGCATGCCTTTTATGGCTACCGGTGCGGCCATGAACATGCTGCTGCGGGGAGAAGGAAAAATGAAAACAGCCATGACAATCGCATCGGGTTCATTTCTTTTGAACATTATCCTGGATTCCGTTCTCATTGCATGGGCAGGCTGGGGAATCAAAGGCGCTGCCTGGGCAACAGTGGTTGCCCAGGTCGTCTATTTTGTGTGGCAGGCTTTGTTCCATTGGCGAGGTGACACCACCCTTGTCCTGGTTCCGGCAAAAATCAGGATATCTACCAGGTTGACGGCCCGGGTGATGAGAGCCGGGACCCCTGCCATGCTCATGCAGATCATGACCGTCATCCAGATGGGGGTGTTGTACAAGCTCCTGGCCCATGCCGGAGGCGCGGATCACCTTGCCCTGATGACTTCGGGACTGCGGTGTTATACGCTGGTTTTTTTTATCATTTTCGGAATTGCCTATGGCATGCAGCCTGTGGTGGGCATGAATTTCGGGGCCGGCAATTATGGCAGGGTTTTATACGCGTGGAAATATTTTACAGCGGTGAGCGTTACCATTACCCTGGGATTCTGGATACTGTTTATGGCCTGTCCCCACCTGATCCTCAGCTGGTTTATTTCCGACCCCGCCCTTGCCCGTATGGGCGTTCCCTATTTCAGGATTTTGAACCTGTCCTTGTTTGTCATGGGTGCCATTCCCACGACCATGCTTTTTTTCATCGCTGTTGAGCGGCCCAAACCGGCCGGAAAACTGGCCATTGCACGGCAGGTGGTTTTATTTGTTCCCTTGATCATGCTCTTCTATTATCTGATGCAGGTAAAAGGAGTGTGGCTTTCCATGCCTGTTACCGATTTTCTGACCGCGTTGATAGGGCTGGTCATGATCCTGCGGGAATTTCGTAAATTGTCCAAATCAGAATCACCGGCTGATCTTGAGAGTAATGCATGCATATAA
- a CDS encoding TonB-dependent receptor: MYKKLYSTIAALIVCTALISEPAWTKEVQKTTLDTITVTANKQKEDIQDVPIGITAFDALTLEDKNISSLTELADFIPNLAIISGGTPGVYMPVMRGIHNEMGTYSVSTPIFVDGVPILSFSGYEDTLQNIERVEVLRGPQGTLYGKNALGGVINIITRQPSNEFEGKVSAVGAEDYRKEFSVNLNGPIVQDKLFFGLAGQFYEKDGFIKNGNTKDNENDKGHWYGKGLVNWRPVDDLSIKLIVSHLQYDDKGPNMGLSETGAAAFDPLGTMGLLASGDREVYSGFDAEGKSRTNTQSLQISYDLGKGLNLTSTTTHREYEGRNTIDWDFNPIGMMDTSSNEDYTTWSQELRLSSTTDTMKWVAGFYYDKDDNGFTTVTTSVYPTMNGVNASDSGGETYALFGQLRYALTDRLGVTGGLRYEHQDKDFQDNTGTLDSSWEDVSPKFSLDYSFTPEVMGYATVAKGFLTGGFNMQSGFTGLDKTYDKEQLWSYEVGAKARFFDNKLIVNGALFYMDIDDMQVTETVVVQNVPWTQISNAATAVSYGAELEIQARITSRLTLTGSLGYTNVEFDEFKDALDDYSGNNAPNAPAYTFSIGGIYRMENGFFAGVDMVGYGKTYGDFANTYMRDAYQLINGKIGYEADNWDIYLYCKNIFDKDYTWAGVGNGYWNLYSDPREMGLKLTCRF; this comes from the coding sequence ATGTATAAAAAATTGTATTCTACCATTGCAGCACTTATCGTCTGTACAGCACTTATATCTGAGCCTGCCTGGACAAAAGAGGTGCAGAAGACAACGCTGGATACCATAACAGTTACTGCAAACAAGCAAAAAGAAGATATCCAGGATGTTCCTATCGGTATTACTGCGTTTGACGCGCTCACCCTTGAGGATAAGAACATATCTTCTCTCACTGAGCTGGCCGATTTTATACCCAATCTGGCCATTATCAGCGGAGGGACCCCCGGTGTATATATGCCTGTTATGCGGGGCATCCATAATGAAATGGGCACTTATTCGGTTTCCACACCAATTTTTGTAGACGGTGTTCCGATATTATCGTTCTCAGGCTATGAAGATACACTACAGAATATCGAGCGGGTAGAGGTGCTGCGCGGCCCGCAAGGAACCTTATACGGGAAAAATGCCCTGGGCGGAGTGATCAACATTATCACCCGGCAACCCTCCAATGAGTTTGAAGGCAAGGTGTCGGCTGTTGGCGCAGAGGACTACCGCAAAGAGTTCTCTGTTAACTTAAACGGGCCCATAGTCCAGGATAAACTCTTCTTTGGCCTGGCCGGCCAGTTTTATGAAAAAGACGGATTTATAAAGAACGGCAATACCAAAGACAACGAAAATGACAAAGGGCACTGGTATGGCAAGGGGCTGGTGAACTGGAGACCTGTTGATGATCTGAGCATTAAGCTCATCGTGTCACATCTTCAATATGATGACAAGGGTCCGAATATGGGATTAAGTGAAACCGGGGCTGCGGCTTTTGATCCTTTGGGGACTATGGGATTGCTCGCATCCGGGGACAGGGAGGTCTACAGCGGATTCGACGCTGAGGGAAAGTCAAGAACCAATACGCAGTCATTACAGATCAGTTATGACTTGGGAAAGGGACTCAACCTGACATCCACTACCACCCATCGCGAATATGAAGGCCGTAATACAATTGACTGGGATTTTAATCCGATAGGAATGATGGACACCAGCTCTAACGAAGATTATACCACGTGGTCCCAGGAACTTAGGCTTTCCTCGACCACGGACACAATGAAATGGGTCGCCGGATTTTATTACGACAAAGACGATAACGGGTTCACGACGGTTACAACTTCGGTTTATCCAACAATGAACGGTGTTAATGCAAGCGATTCCGGCGGTGAAACCTATGCCCTGTTTGGTCAATTACGCTACGCCTTAACCGATAGATTAGGGGTAACAGGCGGTCTGCGTTATGAACATCAGGATAAAGATTTTCAGGACAATACCGGTACCCTGGATAGCAGCTGGGAGGATGTCTCTCCCAAGTTCAGTCTGGACTATTCCTTCACCCCGGAAGTGATGGGGTACGCGACCGTTGCAAAAGGATTTCTTACGGGTGGTTTTAATATGCAAAGTGGTTTTACAGGTTTAGACAAAACCTATGACAAAGAGCAATTGTGGTCTTATGAAGTTGGGGCAAAGGCCCGGTTCTTTGACAATAAACTAATTGTCAACGGTGCTCTTTTTTACATGGATATCGATGATATGCAGGTAACTGAGACGGTTGTTGTACAAAACGTGCCGTGGACCCAGATAAGCAATGCTGCCACGGCGGTATCCTATGGCGCAGAGCTGGAGATACAGGCACGAATTACCAGTCGGCTCACTTTAACCGGGAGCCTTGGCTATACCAATGTGGAGTTTGACGAATTTAAGGATGCGCTGGATGATTATAGTGGCAATAACGCGCCAAATGCGCCGGCGTATACGTTTTCCATAGGTGGTATCTACCGGATGGAAAACGGTTTTTTTGCAGGCGTTGATATGGTGGGGTATGGCAAGACGTACGGGGACTTTGCCAACACCTATATGAGAGATGCTTACCAACTGATCAACGGCAAAATTGGCTATGAGGCTGATAATTGGGATATTTACCTTTACTGCAAAAATATCTTTGACAAAGACTACACATGGGCGGGCGTAGGCAATGGGTATTGGAACCTCTACAGTGACCCGCGTGAGATGGGTCTCAAACTTACCTGCCGGTTTTAA
- a CDS encoding ABC transporter ATP-binding protein → MSDTTSEGYAVLWRIIRPVNKYIYSAMGLAALGSMATIVTLLMLSLTVAVLIKGTQGLLFYGISWTITTALAGVGVFGVLAFCLTMAGFGVSHLGAFYLEEDLRTRLSKHLAQLPLGFIITTGTGALKKVMLEDVKNLHVFVADSTPTFGRGYTAPLVTLVLLFVIDWRLACIALGVMLMGMFVMCIAMRDMKTMQEKYENSQGRINAAVIEFIQAMPVVRTFDDGTSSFKRYLKALDRYRQVYIEWIKISGTPARTALVLLAPLPTILAVLAGGIYFVNAGTLSLPSLIAVLFLSTGMVDAFMQLMWLNNFLRKSKAAANRIEALLSIPAMPVAEKPFTPENMTICFDNVDFRYETRKENALTDVNFVVEPGTTTALVGPSGAGKSTVAKLLPRFWDVTGGRITIGGIDIRQMDNEDLMNTVTFVFQDTYLFHDTLGNNIRMAKPDATDEMVIAASQAAQIHDFIASLPNGYDTLAGDRGTRLSGGQRQRITIARAILRDAPVVVLDEATAFADPESEEEIIKAIACLTKNKTVITIAHRLSTITHVDQILVFDKGRIVEQGTHGALLSNNGLYARLWANYEAAQLWNLHAKGAVNE, encoded by the coding sequence ATGTCTGACACAACATCTGAAGGATACGCGGTCTTATGGAGAATCATAAGGCCGGTCAACAAATATATCTACAGCGCGATGGGACTTGCCGCGCTTGGATCAATGGCCACCATTGTGACCCTTTTGATGCTTTCACTGACAGTGGCAGTACTGATCAAAGGCACACAGGGTCTGCTTTTTTACGGCATATCATGGACGATCACCACAGCGCTGGCCGGTGTGGGTGTTTTTGGCGTTCTGGCGTTCTGTCTGACCATGGCCGGTTTCGGGGTTTCTCATCTGGGGGCTTTTTATCTGGAAGAAGACCTTCGGACCCGCCTTTCAAAGCACCTGGCCCAATTGCCCTTAGGCTTTATTATCACCACAGGAACAGGTGCACTCAAAAAGGTGATGCTCGAAGATGTCAAGAACCTGCACGTCTTTGTTGCGGACAGCACCCCGACCTTTGGCCGGGGATATACGGCCCCGCTGGTAACCCTGGTGCTTTTGTTTGTTATTGACTGGCGCCTGGCCTGTATTGCACTGGGCGTGATGCTCATGGGGATGTTTGTCATGTGTATTGCCATGCGCGATATGAAAACCATGCAGGAAAAGTATGAGAACAGTCAGGGCCGGATCAATGCCGCTGTGATCGAATTCATCCAGGCCATGCCCGTGGTGCGCACTTTTGATGACGGGACAAGTTCTTTCAAGCGGTACCTTAAAGCCCTGGACCGGTACCGGCAGGTATACATCGAATGGATTAAAATCAGCGGAACCCCGGCACGAACCGCCCTGGTGCTGCTGGCACCCCTGCCCACGATACTGGCTGTTTTAGCCGGGGGCATTTATTTTGTCAACGCGGGGACCTTGTCCCTTCCCTCGCTGATTGCCGTTCTTTTTCTGTCCACAGGGATGGTCGATGCGTTTATGCAGCTGATGTGGCTGAACAATTTTTTACGCAAATCCAAAGCAGCCGCCAATCGTATAGAGGCCTTATTATCGATACCGGCCATGCCGGTTGCTGAAAAACCCTTTACGCCTGAAAACATGACCATCTGTTTTGACAACGTTGATTTCAGGTATGAAACGCGTAAAGAAAATGCATTAACTGATGTAAATTTTGTTGTTGAACCCGGAACAACAACGGCACTGGTGGGGCCAAGCGGTGCAGGAAAAAGCACGGTGGCAAAGCTTTTGCCGCGGTTTTGGGATGTAACGGGCGGCAGGATTACCATCGGCGGCATCGACATTCGTCAAATGGACAATGAAGATCTGATGAACACCGTCACCTTTGTATTCCAGGACACCTATCTTTTTCATGACACCCTGGGCAACAATATCAGAATGGCAAAACCCGACGCCACGGATGAAATGGTGATTGCGGCTTCGCAAGCAGCACAGATCCACGACTTTATCGCAAGCCTTCCCAACGGATATGACACCCTGGCCGGGGACAGAGGCACGCGCCTGTCCGGGGGCCAGCGGCAGCGAATCACCATCGCACGGGCCATCCTGCGGGATGCACCGGTTGTTGTTCTGGATGAAGCAACCGCATTTGCTGATCCTGAAAGCGAAGAAGAGATTATCAAGGCAATAGCCTGCCTGACAAAAAATAAAACCGTTATTACCATTGCGCATCGCCTGTCAACCATAACCCATGTGGACCAGATACTGGTATTTGATAAGGGCCGTATTGTCGAACAGGGGACCCATGGCGCGCTTTTATCAAATAACGGTCTGTATGCAAGGCTGTGGGCAAATTATGAAGCCGCACAACTTTGGAACCTTCACGCAAAAGGAGCCGTAAATGAGTAG
- a CDS encoding methyltransferase dimerization domain-containing protein: MTTFSAPEAEFWPLYKMIDESLYAPLLVTAVHLEIFDRVCHPSPARDLAVRTGWHPENTEHFLNALAAVGLLKKKDGAFQNTAVSRTYLVTGSKNYLGDMLENCFAMYFQTPQTMGTLIQQGPADMSPQTNDKGPDMEAMAAQGIHAQARLQLTYAHLVASIVSDLPEFPGMKRMLDLGGGPGLNCVAIVSAHPCLKGTVFDFPAVTKKTCDYIRDYGMEDRITTLGADFTQGGLGSGYDLILAGGTLNFSKDLLEPVMAKIYNALSPGGIFISLHDVLTPDGTGPGVSVRRFLPMALAGEDFYLEAASIADAMARAGMEPVESRKVETSMGPLLLDIGRVPQ, encoded by the coding sequence ATGACAACATTTTCTGCACCAGAAGCGGAATTCTGGCCCCTTTACAAAATGATTGACGAATCGCTTTATGCCCCGTTGCTGGTCACGGCCGTTCATTTAGAAATATTCGACAGGGTTTGCCACCCGTCGCCGGCCCGGGATCTGGCGGTCCGGACCGGCTGGCACCCTGAAAACACCGAGCACTTTCTCAATGCCCTGGCCGCTGTCGGGCTGCTTAAAAAAAAAGACGGGGCGTTTCAGAACACGGCTGTATCTCGAACCTACCTCGTGACTGGATCAAAAAACTATCTTGGGGATATGCTGGAGAATTGCTTTGCAATGTATTTCCAGACCCCCCAGACCATGGGCACATTAATTCAACAGGGTCCTGCGGACATGTCGCCCCAGACAAATGATAAGGGACCGGACATGGAGGCCATGGCAGCACAAGGCATCCATGCCCAGGCAAGACTCCAGTTGACCTATGCCCATCTGGTCGCATCAATTGTGTCAGATCTACCCGAATTCCCCGGGATGAAGCGGATGCTGGATCTTGGGGGCGGGCCCGGCCTGAACTGCGTGGCGATTGTCAGTGCCCATCCCTGCCTGAAAGGCACTGTTTTTGATTTTCCTGCCGTGACGAAAAAGACCTGTGACTATATCCGGGACTACGGGATGGAGGATCGAATCACCACGCTGGGCGCAGACTTTACACAAGGCGGCCTGGGCAGCGGCTATGACCTGATCCTGGCCGGGGGCACCTTAAATTTTTCCAAGGATCTCCTGGAGCCGGTCATGGCCAAGATATACAACGCCCTTTCACCGGGCGGCATTTTCATCAGCCTCCATGACGTCCTTACCCCTGACGGTACGGGTCCCGGCGTTTCAGTGCGCCGCTTTCTGCCCATGGCCCTTGCCGGAGAAGACTTTTACCTGGAAGCTGCCAGTATCGCCGATGCAATGGCCCGGGCCGGTATGGAACCCGTTGAATCCCGCAAGGTTGAAACGTCCATGGGCCCATTGCTGCTGGACATTGGCCGGGTTCCACAATAG